In Chaetodon trifascialis isolate fChaTrf1 chromosome 4, fChaTrf1.hap1, whole genome shotgun sequence, one DNA window encodes the following:
- the LOC139330053 gene encoding interferon-induced protein with tetratricopeptide repeats 1-like translates to MSAAQSQSTLESKLEALQCHFTWDLDPSGSKLFRLRDKLQDIGTEEGYSWLGHIYNLQGYIHDQLGLTDDAWRFFSRAAEAFRQMRNTVSDEGPWLVVNYGNLAWLHHHLGERAECQAYLSKVDALMSEYPSPSQDELHAEIYAEKAWTLMKFSGDKQQLAADCFRRAIRMQPDMVEWHTSHVIGLVSAASHRSKELEVDVLDKMKIAKEHDPENLYLAALYLEACAKRGEKVQDEARALARRVLRKPVSSYSGLKPLLRLYRIYVSLDEAIDLAEEILERHPDERYVKRCAALCYKMRIFLHRDSPPETSMLSRAITLCREVISLYPQSSLKRKIALANIHGQANHQAEADQMFEELLESDLDPAGLQMLYSYYAQYVNFIRKETYRAIEYHMRAAEIPLHSFYREKSIRILERIKDRNRNRMCGEIEAFLARLRA, encoded by the exons ATGAG TGCTGCTCAGAGTCAGTCGACCCTGGAGTCCAAACTGGAGGCCCTGCAGTGTCACTTCACCTGGGATCTGGACCCCAGCGGGTCCAAACTTTTCCGTCTCAGGGACAAGCTGCAGGACATCGGCACTGAGGAGGGATACAGCTGGCTGGGTCACATTTACAACCTGCAGGGGTACATCCACGACCAGCTGGGGCTCACAGATGATGCCTGGCGTTTCTTCAGCAGGGCCGCAGAGGCTTTCCGCCAGATGAGAAACACTGTCTCGGATGAGGGTCCCTGGTTAGTGGTGAACTACGGGAACTTGGCTTGGCTGCACCACCACCTGGGAGAACGAGCAGAGTGTCAGGCTTACCTGTCAAAGGTCGACGCCCTGATGAGCGAATATCCATCTCCATCCCAGGACGAGCTCCATGCAGAGATCTACGCCGAAAAAGCCTGGACCCTGATGAAGTTCAgcggagacaaacagcagctggctgcagaCTGCTTCCGGAGAGCCATCAGGATGCAGCCGGACATGGTGGAGTGGCACACCAGCCACGTCATTGGGTTGGTCAGTGCTGCCAGCCACCGCAGCAAAGAGCTGGAGGTTGATGTcttggacaaaatgaaaatcgCCAAGGAGCACGATCCAGAGAACTTGTACCTTGCTGCTCTTTACCTTGAGGCGTGCGCtaagagaggggaaaaagtaCAAGATGAAGCACGTGCGTTAGCCAGAAGGGTTTTAAGAAAGCCCGTCAGCAGCTACAGTGGACTCAAACCGCTACTCAGGCTGTACAGAATCTACGTATCTTTGGATGAGGCTATTGATCTGGCAGAGGAGATTCTGGAGAGACATCCGGATGAACGTTACGTGAAGAGGTGCGCTGCACTCTGCTACAAGATGAGGATCTTTCTGCACAGGGACAGTCCCCCAGAGACCAGCATGCTCAGCAGAGCAATCACACTCTGCAGAGAAGTGATCTCACTGTACCCACAATCTTCGCTGAAGAGGAAAATAGCTCTTGCAAATATACACGGGCAGGCGAACCACCAAGCTGAAGCTGACCAGATGTTCGAGGAACTGCTAGAGAGCGACCTGGACCCTGCAGGGCTACAGATGCTTTACAGCTACTACGCACAATATGTAAATTTCATCCGAAAGGAGACCTACAGGGCGATAGAATATCACATGAGAGCCGCAGAGATACCGTTACACTCTTTCTACCGAGAGAAGAGCATCAGGATTCTGGAGAGgattaaagacagaaacagaaaccgAATGTGTGGAGAAATTGAGGCGTTTCTGGCAAGACTCAGAGcctga